TTGATCACCTGGTTGCTCatttgattgacaaatgatcatgaaacagatacataaaccTGAGtttcagacctaaaaaggatgAGAATTcctctgatttatttattttttagttaccATCTCAACAACAGAAAggataaattgtatattttatagtatttgaCAGTTTATATCTCCTCATCTTATATCTTACCCTATATGCGGTCAGTGACCCTAAGTGGGTTGACTGACCTTGTCTCTGGggtgatttttaattattgttgaaCCCCAAAATCCATTCTGGGAATACATAGTATGATTAAGGGTAGGTACCATCAATATTCACGATATCAATTGcgtaaaatttgaattaaaagcCTGAAGCTGATATTCATACATGCTTTTGAGAACGTAAAACGTCGCTGagaattaaaatttctaattcTACTATGTTCTTTAATTACTAGCATTTCTCTTTATTATCCTAACACTAAAGCAGcgaaaactatattaaaattatttattctgtaaATGTACAATACCATTTTTTATTgtccttaaatttaaaaatcaacgTCAAAAGTTGCAGTTCAGGCTTTGAATGCATGCTGGATACGATCACAGGAAAACTAATACCATAACAGACAGACAGACAATACCGAGACAGACAGGAAATAAGAAATGGAACCAAGCCGTGAGGTGGAACCGTGTTCCGATTCATTTGTAAGTATGAGACGTATGTTTACTAAGCTAGTGTTGATGAATGATAAACActgtttcatttaaaaaaaaacgtacatTACTAAACATAGTCATAGTAATTACTCAACAGTCGGCCTTGGTACCACGGGGTgcataacttataattacaaccccaattgtaattaaattttaacgcGTGCTACCCTCGTGTTACTATGGTTATTATTTACGTACATATTGTTTGAATCGATCAAACACACGATATGTATCATATAAGTCATGCTTTGGATATTGGCTGCAATTCGTAATTCCTCatgaaagatttttaattcttacGGGAGAAAGAAATGAATATACAAACGCTACAATGTCTACGCTGTAGAAAATGGCTACGGCGTAGAAGAGTGACTGAAAACAAtgattattagattttatttacttaactagaacattatttgtttttaagtatttttgaagAACCTCCTGACAGCAAAACTCACGATAGAGAAAATGTATCATTCAGAATGTCGTTCACATTCCCTGGTATAGATTGAGGGTATCCCTTGCGGGTGCACTACATTGAAATAACTATTTCAATAACTTACAAATTGAATTGTATATGCAAAGTTATTcgtgaatattataataaataaaaaatgcattttgtttttgtttctattttgAACTTGTCTCTGACTTTAGTTAGACAGCCTTTGGTAGCAAGTCACGCCTGTCTTAAAAGCACGGTGCTTGTCATTTTTCTCAATTCCAATGGTTTCCCGGATTATGCCTACACGTTGACGGTAGTTGGAGACGTATCTGAATTAAATCCTCAACGTCAACAACGTATTGGATTTTCAAATATGCAAGTCAACCTTAGCATTAAGTCTCCACAGTAATACTCTAAGACCTTATTAACCTTATTAATCCGCAATTCGAaagtgaaaattaatatatttgacaatttaaaGGTTAATAGGTTAGaaagaggatctttgacaatctgagacttatctttgtttttaatttatttttatttattacttaagatgttatgtggaacatggtgtaatggttgcagctccttacaaacgttgtgttatacaaaaaataaacttggcgattaaaaagagtggtggagagtttattgccaattcttctcttccgttctacgcttttgatttgagaactggcattaaattagaagaatttaatgtatatttattttttttgacgttcataagtgtacattgtgttacttatatttattcatataagtaacacaatgattttttactttgactttATTATAACCTGACATTAAGGCTTACAAGGCCATAAGTTACAAAAGCaatgcaaatttttatttataatatcaggGTCGACAAAACATTTCAGGGTAAACAAAACAACGTTATgtgaaaaatatgtaatgttcAAATATCTAAATATGCAAATATGTCACGAGGAAGTCTTCGTATATATCTCACGAAGCGACGTGGTCACCGATCTCGCAGACGAACGGCACGGAACCTGCAAAATTTTCAAGAAATtttgtaatgttatatataaatctctattaaaaATTTCGCTATTCGCaggcatattaaaaaaaatactagtttTAAGATTGcgtttaatttcatttcattgaAATCAGTCAAGTTCATGTATTAGTAGAGGCGTGTTAAGTATAGGCCCCGCGTGCGAATCCGAGCTAAACAGTTACTATTTGGTAGATAGTGGCGCTAAACAGCGATTTCGGGGCAAACGGAGTGAACTGCATCCCCTGCCACACACGCCGTGGACTTAACAAATGATATGGAGTTCAACTCTAACATCCACGCTGGTCACTTTCACAAATGCGaatgcgaagccggccttgctCTTTCTTACCGAGACTCAGAAATATTCCAACAAGAGAATTGTGTTGAGCCGCGGgcgagtttgcgtgtacgtcagagaggatatatGTTGACGTTGCCTCGGAAGCGGTGTCATCATGTGATGCAACTATCGGCGAACGAAAAAAGCATACAACTCAGCCTACAGATCCTTCAAACTGGAAATCGCTAGGCAAAGTAAGAGTACAttgccagatttggcgagaaaCTGGCTGGGATCCTACAATGCTGTGTCCTATCCACTATTTCTTCGGCATATCAATGATACTATGtggcaacttagcaacattcattgctttgcggacgacagcactggggatactctttacactggccgggcaggtatttctcgggaaGTCGttagtaccggaacaaacttatGTCTGAAGTAGAAACTCTGGTGCGAGGAGTCGGattggggtagactaaatctagtccaatttaacccctaGAAGACAAAATTTTGAAGAAgattggtgtgctcagcaaggcacTCATCactccgtgcggcttgatcccttggcgttgcgtacaTATGTatggtctctctgcatcttctaccgcatttaccattaaAAGAGTGTTCAGAGCAGTTGTTTGGACTAATACCTGTAGCTGTTTCATTATCagatacaaaataccatccgtatcacctcgacatccgtcgttccacaactaagcgtttcttaagacagtttttgccacataccaccactatgtgaaaccaacTGCCAACtgcgaaccaattcgacttatggTCCTTGAAGAGGTCTTAAAAGGCATCGCACGTgggagccttctggcaatatgagtgtccatgggcggcggtatcactgaaCATCAGGTTAggctcctattacataaaactatcttaactaaaaaaacacatgCATCATGAGGACATACACACCTTCACGTACATTCTCTCTCTTTTACACGATAACACAACACAGCCGAAATAGGTAGgtagttaaatgtataaataattatttccttttgtaaatattatgtccatgtttggctatatctttagtataaatgtgtttgttttatataatttatcttagTTGTAGtatcgaaataaataaatagaagaaTCGCATTTTAACACTGTTCACGTTTTAATAACATACCCCACGCGTTTAAACAAagcaaagtttataaaaataacttaaatttgtGAGATTACCTTTATGAGTGTTCACGTGCGCCTTCAAAGCCTTAATACTGTTGCATCTCTCTGGACATATTCGGCACTCGTAGTGGTATTGGAGTACCTACGACCAcaatatcataaattaataatcaaaattcaGGCTATATATTCactcttattaaaataacgttgggtttaaattaataatataaaaataaatcatataaaacGGCTTTTAGCTGacaaaaaacagaaaaaagtGAGTTTGACATTGTTTCATACcatataggtatttttttttttataaaatagggggcaaacgggcaggaggctcacctgatgttaagtgataccgccgcccatggacactctcaatgccagagggctcgcgagtgcgttgccggccttttaagaatttgtacgctcttttcttgaaggaccctaagtcgaattggttcggaaatactttagtgggcagctggttccacatagcggtggtgcgcggcaaaaattgccttgaaaaacgctcagtcatggaacggcggacgtcgaggtgatacgggtggaattttgtattctgcctcgacgtccgatgatgaaactcagctgcaggtattaatccgaacaactcctctgaacactctccatggtaaatgcggtagagaagatgcagagtgaccccacatctctacgcaacgccaaaggatcgagccgctcggagagggattggtcatcgacgattcgaaccgctcttcgttggatacggtcaagtggaaggagctggtactggggagcccccgcccagaggtgagaacagtattccatgtggggccgtatttgcgctttatagagttgcaagcggtggcccggagtgaagtaccgtctcgccttgctgagcacaccaagctttttggaggctaatttagcctttccctccaaatgaccgcgaaactaaacgtcgttcgatatgtcaacgccaagtattccgatgctggctgtggcttcaagaagagtgttttcgaaaaggaGTAGCGAcgaagggtatttttttcgcggaaaacgcgcaaacttgtgtcttcttggggttaaattggactaggtttagtctaccccagtccgagactccacgtaatagagtttcgacttcagacacaagtttgttccggtactcatcgacaactgcccgagaaatacctgcccggccagtgtaaagagtatccccagtgctgtcgtccgcatagcaatgaatgttgctaagttgcaacatgttattgatatgcagaagaaacagggtcggggatagaacacagaccccagcattcacgggtttaaggtcggaacatgctccgtcgacgacgaccttgatgctccgatcggccagaaagctggagatccagtcgcataatttctcgggaagcccgtaggctggaagcttcgagagcagtgctctgtgctacacccgatcgaaggctttcgctatgtccaaactaaccgctagcgcctcccccttggactcaattgcctctgcccatctatgtgtaaggtatactagaaggtcaccagccgaacgaccacgacgaaagccgtactgataatcgctaattagctggtggccctctagatacctcaagagctggccattaataatggattccattattttggagaacaaggaggttatagctattggacgatagttggacggatcagagcgatcgccttttttagggatcggatgtatcgaagcgctcttccagcacttcgggacagtgccgagcgagtacaggtaccggaataggcgcgtcaggaccggagccaactcaggagcacaagtacgcagcacaattggagggataccatccggcccgctcgacttatgaatgtctaaggaagatagtgccttgcgaacagcacgttgccggaatgtgatttccggcattgaataatcacaccgcgaaatcgtcgGTGGTGATCCCcctcggtcatccaaagtcgagttggacgcgaagacacagcccaagaggtcggccttctccttcgcagtgtgggcgagcgagtcattctccctgtgcagcggtggaatggatggctgacaaaaattcccttgtacagctttggcgagagaccagaaggctcgagtccccAAAGgaagttgggccaatctctcgccaaatctggcgatgtgatctgactttgccttagcgatttcccgtttgaaggacctggaggctgagttatatgcttttttatgttcgctggtattagcatcacgagatattgccgcttccgcccatgcattaaagcattctcgctttcgacgcgatgctgccttgcaagaacgcttaaaccagggctgtgacttgccaccgatcggcaccgcagaaaatggaataaagagttccatgccctgcagaaccacttcggcgacacaggcagcgacggaatctggagcttccgacgaaaagcacataggcccccaagagGCCTAGGAGAGGAGGTAggaaagaaagaccgcatcccatcccaatctgctgaccgatagtgccaaatacggcgacaacccgaaaaacggggccgaggagggtgcgtagtaggcacagtactccggaccacacaatgatccgatgaacccaatggcgggtcaacagagacttgataggtctccggatgtgaggtcagcagaaggtccaacaaagagggtttatgaccatccacatctggtattcgcgtaatcgcagggaccatttgtgacaggtcgtaagctaaagcaaagtcgtgaaaggatcttcccgcgtgatcggtggtttccgagccgagccaatcggcatggtgagcgttaaaatcgccaagtatcacgatttcagcggtaggaactccttcgagcagggaatctgtagccatttggatgtgctcaatgagtcggtcagttttggtatttccgctatgggacctatacaggcatgcgtagaatcgcggatggtcatcgcagtctacgcgcagccagaggctagataggtcccttccttcaagcgacccgaggcgacgagaacagatatcctctctgacgtacacgcaaactcccgcccgcggcacaaatgaatgttccaatttgtaccccgggtaggagaggtaggaagtatcagccggggaggatatctgagtctcagtaaggaagaataaggccggcttcgcagtttcgaggtgaaagtgaaccgcgttaagattagagttgagcccccctaacattggtaaagtccactgagagcgtagaaggggatgccttcggtaaattcttccgtttgccccgagatcgaaacctaaagttaaagttttttgcgcagtttttgcccaccccagaatacgaagggcagcctgtgcatccaccaccgaatactgattgttccgatgatagacgctcagagggggattctccacatcggaaacgtgtggtacccccctggggtaatctctgtttaaactgcatcttcatattcggggggggggggggggaattgatgggctccaggagtctcactcaccgcacgaaacgcgagtacaataagatgaacctattgcatcacttcacgccggttttctgtgagacagtggtactgccccggtcgtgccagcccgtttggctgaagcccgaaagcaacagcatggcactcccactaggaagggggttgactgactgcactggtgaaataacctctgtcacaggttatttcaccagtgggcgatggggtcgtcacgtcccgacgcctgcagattttatttgtaagtacAATATCGAATACTATTTTGGACAAAAAGCTGTTTTAGTTGCTGAGAGCTTCCCAAACTATTATTAACatgaaaaaaagtattaaaacaaGAAACCAGTTTTTACCTCGGAGAGTGACTTCGAAATCTCTTTCTTATGCGCCTTCACATCTTCTGTGCTGTGAGATCGTACGTGAGATAACAAGTTATATACGCTGACGCAGACACGATCGCATATACTGCACTTTATGTTCGCTGAAAAGAAATTATGTTTTAGCTAAGTTTCATTAAAGCCATTGCAATAGTTATCATCGTCTCAATTTTGACATAATTCCTTCGTCGAACATGTCGTAAAGCCATTAGTATATTTTCATGTCACTGTCATTTAGTTATAAAGCGAGCAAGAATAGAGCGTACCAATACTTAGAAGGCTGGCAACGCTCTTGCGAACCTTGTGGCAGTGTgactgtccatgggcggcagtattacttaacatcaggtgagcctcctgtgcGTTCAtctcctattacataataaaatctcAAGGGTCAATACTAgctaattataaacttattttggaGTTAATTCTGAGATGGCCTACATTGTattgtgttaattattaaaaaaaatcattaatatttcCCCAAGATTAAATGGAGACCAAAATATGTCAAAACCAAATGTTTCACacattttcaaatttgttattgagaaaatgttttttttgctttatatttatttaaagtatgaattctataagttttttattgtgtatagaaaaataattattacaaacctACTTTTTGAATcacttcttttaaaatacattaatatactCATGAATAAAGATTCATAATAGTGcacataaatttaactaacattaataatatttatacttactATTATTTCCTTTATGTACACCCCTCCATGATGTCTGATAGCAAGGTACACACATTTTGCAGACTACTAATTCACGCAAATATTTCTTGGAGTCATCATCAGACCCCTCACtgaaagtaattaatttaaattcatcaaCATTCTGAAAAATGTCATTATTAAAGAAGACAAAACAcctaatttctttataaaattgtaaggaGTAGTCTATGATTTGCAAAGAAAGAAAGTGGTAAATTCAGATTAACTGGTAGAACACTAaaccaaataaatatactaaaagcAAAACCATGAACAGTGTGCACATTTCTTACTCTCTCAAGTATTGATTGAGCTATTTATTGACAATAGTCCATATTTAAGGCAAAGAATAGAAGCCCAAGTTCAATTTAAAGCAAGAAAATAATTgatgttttattaagtaaataataatggtattataccattatttaataaaattatttgtatatatataatatttgtataatattgacatattattaacttagttattgtgtaacattttaaactattaacaCCAACCTTTCcttttcaaacattttataagtGCATGAGAGAACCGATTTTGGTTTATATGCAATTAGCATTTCTTCATCTTTATCAAACTCCTTGGTCAAAATTACTTCTTCTCTGAAATTAACtggttttgtttgtttagGGCCCAACACAACTGATTTTAAGAACTTCTTTTCTCTGTATTTAGGAAGCATGGCTTGAACAATTTCAGATTTTTTCATACCATCTTCATTTTCTACTGATATTTTGCTCCACATAGTTGTTTCAACTTTCCCtgttaaatgaattttatttgtaaatttagcATActcacaaaataacaaagttaaACTACAATActactaattttattaaatttagaaaatatatcagAAATGTGTGAAATGTTACACATATATAAGTAGTGCATCTATAAAGATtgcaattttataaagtaataatgaaacaaattagAACTAGACATTATTTgtatgattaattttatataacatagacaaaacaattataaagtttGAAACTCACCAGTCTGTCTGGTATTTAAATTCCTTAACACAATCGTCCTTGTAGACGATACAGCGTCCTTGGTGTCTGGTCGCAAAGgtaattcatacattttcataTGTTTCAAACACAAATTGTTCCAATTTCTTAACTTTTTAAGGTCTCCATCCTCCCGATTCCACGCACGAACTGGTAAGCATAAGGGATCTTCGTAATCAGGAATTCTTATGTCTAATTGTCgcctaatttttaaatcatatttcgAAGTTCTTTCATTTTCTCTCTTAAAAATTGGACGAGATGGTCGCATTTTTCTTTTGAATCGTTGACGATATTCTTCTGACGGATCATAATCGGAATCTTCTTCCTCcttctttattttctttttaatgctCTTGTCAGGTTTTTCTTCCAAAAGTGACGATGACTCTAAAGGttcttctttaattttaacgaATTCCTTCGAATCGTCTAATTTTAGGACGTATTGCTGGACAATTTCAACGTCTTCATCCAGGCATTCTATTTCACAGTCCATATCCATTTCAGATTCATACATCGCGTACGAGTTGTACGTGCAATAAAAGTTAATGTTACGTTTTGTTAGAGGTTATAATTTGCAGCTATAGTTAATGTTCTGAAAACGTAGAGGAAAATATAAagctattaaaatttttaaattgtttgagtTAATATTTCCTTTCTAATACTGAGTTAGTACTTAGTAATATACTATTAGTAAGTTTTGTATCATTTCGCAGTCTCACAGATCTAGTAGAGGTAGACATTAGAGTTTAGACAATAAACATAGTATAGTAACAGTTTACTGTTTAGtggataatattattaatacgatTTTTACTAGTTACTACCACAGAACacatatatctaatatatatagaatatgtaTTCAGAATAAgcggtaaaataaaaaaaatatcttaaatcttTGTTCTACTGTCTATTTCGTGTATACTCTATAATCTTTTCCTAATAGTATATTTTGACAACATGTCGGATAAGTTAGTATTttcagattttattaattttatatattctatttaactTCCcctttataaaagttttaaaatctcAATTTATAAACTTGTGTTCATACAAATTTGCATTCAATATGTCTGTGAATCATAAATTACTACATAATCGATAAATATGTCATATATCCATGTGTCCTAAAGAAAGCTTTTCTTTCAGCGAAGACATATTAGGTGAAGATTTAGGTGATCACAGCCTTGCAGATTATAATCTCGGAAACGAAGAGGAGGAACAGTTGCTGGCTGATGACTACGAAGGGAATTCTCAAAACGTACCCTCAGGTGGACCATATCGTGAGCCTACTATTGTGACTGCTGATTATAATGAAAGCAATATTCAATATACACCGGTAAGTCTTGTTCGTCTCTCTATTCTCGAGTTCTCTTTAATTTGAACTTAGCCCTCTTTTTTGACGAGgtagatttgtttttttagtatattgtatatataaccATCTGCTTAATGATTCTTTTTATAGCCAGTTGCTTATACAGCACCAGAGACTGAGTGTGTGGTGCCAAATATTACTGTTGAAATACCCAGTTCAAGAGCTGATCACTGTACATATGCTCCATATGAACCAACATACGAAGCTGAACATGCTGTACCACCGGCTATTGTAAGTATATAcctattctatttatttcatttctatTTGTGTAAATGTTCGTATGTTTTAGGTGGTTAGTTTCATGTGGTTTCAccaacattaatttaaatgtgatAATTGTAATTGTGACTTTTTATTTGTGGAGATTTTgttcaaaattgtatttgtgtacttgtgataaaaaacataataactcATTTGGATTTGGATTAATATcacgaatattaaaaatttgataaaatttaattaaattaagatattaatatACTGTCATGgcctttaaaatttttaaagagGAATTATACCATAACATAATACAGTTTTTTCCATTTCTTTTGCTATTTACAAAGCACacaattgaatataataaggAATAATGTTTCTGCTCCTTGGGTGTTTGATGTGATCTTTTTTTAAAGCCAGGTTTgacagtaaaatattttttactggtATTTAAGTATTAACTACTTTTTTGAATGTAGAATCAACTGTGCTGTGATTAGAACATTCAACCAGACCAAGCAGTGCAaagtaatgatttatttattgcaattgtcatttaattattctttaataataatttgtaaaataggTTCACTCACTTACTTAAGACACTAATAAGTACTTAAATTTGcactattattacatatttaatgaaaaaaaaatcattttcagCCAGCGGCACCAATTGAATCTCCACAAATTGTGCCATCAGAAATTCCCCCAGCTGCAAGTTAGTATTTATTCCTATTTTATCTGAAGGAGTGCCTTATTTGGAAATTAGAATTAAAGTAGTGttgattgttattattaaattttttcagGTATAGAAACCAGTAGAG
This portion of the Pieris brassicae chromosome 6, ilPieBrab1.1, whole genome shotgun sequence genome encodes:
- the LOC123711370 gene encoding myoneurin-like produces the protein MYESEMDMDCEIECLDEDVEIVQQYVLKLDDSKEFVKIKEEPLESSSLLEEKPDKSIKKKIKKEEEDSDYDPSEEYRQRFKRKMRPSRPIFKRENERTSKYDLKIRRQLDIRIPDYEDPLCLPVRAWNREDGDLKKLRNWNNLCLKHMKMYELPLRPDTKDAVSSTRTIVLRNLNTRQTGKVETTMWSKISVENEDGMKKSEIVQAMLPKYREKKFLKSVVLGPKQTKPVNFREEVILTKEFDKDEEMLIAYKPKSVLSCTYKMFEKESEGSDDDSKKYLRELVVCKMCVPCYQTSWRGVHKGNNTNIKCSICDRVCVSVYNLLSHVRSHSTEDVKAHKKEISKSLSEVLQYHYECRICPERCNSIKALKAHVNTHKGSVPFVCEIGDHVAS